In Tenrec ecaudatus isolate mTenEca1 chromosome 5, mTenEca1.hap1, whole genome shotgun sequence, the following are encoded in one genomic region:
- the CRYGN gene encoding LOW QUALITY PROTEIN: gamma-crystallin N (The sequence of the model RefSeq protein was modified relative to this genomic sequence to represent the inferred CDS: deleted 1 base in 1 codon; substituted 1 base at 1 genomic stop codon) has translation MLCEGKHFMGMKLEVWGHCDSLQDRGLVNGINSLXVGSGAWACFEHPDFQGQQFILEHGDDPDFLPWNGHNDHRGSCQPVRMHGEHFHLETFGPRMPSAASSG, from the exons ATGCTCTGTGAGGGCAAGCACTTCATGGGGATGAAGCTGGAGGTTTGGGGGCACTGCGAC AGCCTCCAGGACCGAGGCTTGGTGAATGGGATAAACTCCCtgtgagtggggagtggggcctgggcttgcttCGAGCACCCCGActtccaaggccagcagttcatccTGGAGCATGGGGACGACCCTGACTTCCTCCCCTGGAATGGCCACAATGACCATAGGGGCTCCTGCCAGCCTGTCCGGATG CATGGGGAGCATTTCCACCTGGAAACCTTTGGGCCAAGAATGCCGTCAGCTGCCTCAAG TGGGTGA